In one window of Pirellulales bacterium DNA:
- a CDS encoding PEP-CTERM sorting domain-containing protein, with product MLVLPLLGAGVAQAASVSYNNTYGPSSVGGPTLNVPLPKFDPALGTLTKVTLTLDANTNAGSMDFDNEAAGSTSVTLKVGASVVATGPGTLAVTAVPLQSNAGVVSGDTDGAPDFVGTDAISVTGGSGFDSDSDMSTAPAVLALFIASFLGETFNTSVDPDIATSLSTSGGFGPINPVPGLTDGLLTVTYEYNAVPEPSTIVLAGMGILGLIVARIRRK from the coding sequence TTGTTAGTGCTTCCTCTGTTGGGAGCAGGAGTAGCGCAGGCCGCAAGCGTCTCGTACAACAACACGTACGGGCCGTCGTCCGTCGGTGGACCTACGCTGAACGTACCCCTGCCGAAGTTTGACCCCGCTCTGGGCACCCTGACCAAGGTCACTCTGACTTTGGACGCCAACACCAACGCCGGCTCGATGGACTTCGACAACGAAGCCGCTGGTTCGACCAGCGTCACGTTGAAAGTCGGTGCCTCGGTCGTTGCCACCGGTCCTGGTACGCTTGCCGTGACGGCTGTGCCGTTGCAGAGCAATGCGGGAGTCGTGTCGGGTGACACCGACGGCGCTCCGGACTTTGTCGGCACCGACGCGATCTCGGTCACGGGTGGTTCGGGTTTCGACAGCGACAGCGACATGAGCACGGCTCCCGCCGTGTTGGCGCTGTTCATCGCGTCGTTCCTGGGCGAGACGTTCAATACGAGCGTCGATCCGGACATCGCGACTTCGCTGTCGACCTCCGGCGGTTTCGGCCCGATCAACCCGGTCCCGGGTTTGACCGACGGCCTGCTGACGGTGACCTATGAATACAACGCGGTGCCCGAGCCCAGCACGATCGTGCTGGCCGGCATGGGCATCCTGGGCCTGATCGTCGCCCGGATTCGCCGCAAGTAG